The Microbacterium sp. LWO12-1.2 genome includes a window with the following:
- a CDS encoding AMP-binding protein, producing MSRSATAATQTIREMRDFLFANATDYDAARAGFAWPQVDEFNFALEWFDVVAAENPDRPAVQIVSADLSLQAWTYGELSARSDQVAAWLTGLGIRRGDHVIVMLGNTIELWEVMLAITKIGAVSIPTSTLLSASDLAYRIEHGRARSVVTLGSLSDRLAGIDDGILRVGVGDGIPSGWARFTDSASAPRAFDPDGPTPATDTALLYFTSGTTSRPKLVQHTHVSYPVGHLSTMWWLGVRPDDVHLNISSPGWAKHAWSSFYSPFLAEATVFVYNYDRFDANTLMQVMDTHHVSTFCAPPTVWRMLIQADLAHLTHPPRELVGAGEPLNPEVIDRVRDAWGGTIRDGFGQTEMTACIGNSPGQTVKVGSMGHPLPGYPVVLLDPVTGAVIDGEGEGEIALDLTGAPLGLMAGYYDDPEKTAESRVGGYHHTGDIAARDADGYLTYIGRADDVFKASDYKISPFELESVLLEHELVIEAAVIPSPDPTRLSVPKAYVCLHPDATADDADAARAIFTYAHDRLSSHLWVRIIEFVPELPKTISGKIRRVELRAREAARVESGDDAGQHRDRDYR from the coding sequence ATGAGCCGCAGTGCCACCGCCGCCACGCAGACCATCCGTGAGATGCGCGACTTCCTGTTCGCGAACGCGACCGACTACGACGCGGCACGCGCCGGATTCGCATGGCCGCAGGTCGACGAGTTCAACTTCGCGCTCGAGTGGTTCGACGTCGTCGCCGCTGAGAACCCCGACCGTCCTGCCGTGCAGATCGTGTCGGCCGACCTCAGCCTGCAGGCCTGGACCTACGGCGAGCTCTCCGCGCGCTCCGACCAGGTCGCCGCCTGGCTGACCGGCCTCGGCATCCGCCGTGGCGATCACGTGATCGTGATGCTCGGCAACACGATCGAACTGTGGGAGGTCATGCTCGCGATCACGAAGATCGGCGCGGTGTCGATCCCGACCTCGACCCTGCTCTCAGCATCCGATCTCGCCTACCGCATCGAGCACGGCCGCGCCCGCTCCGTCGTGACGCTGGGGTCGCTGAGCGACCGGCTGGCGGGCATCGACGACGGCATCCTGCGCGTCGGCGTCGGCGACGGCATCCCCTCCGGATGGGCACGCTTCACCGACTCGGCGAGCGCCCCGAGAGCCTTCGACCCCGATGGTCCGACCCCCGCGACCGACACCGCGCTGCTCTACTTCACCTCCGGCACGACGAGCCGCCCCAAGCTCGTGCAGCACACGCACGTCTCCTATCCGGTCGGACACCTGTCGACCATGTGGTGGCTCGGTGTGCGACCCGACGACGTGCACCTCAACATCTCCTCCCCCGGGTGGGCCAAGCACGCCTGGTCGAGCTTCTACTCCCCGTTCCTCGCCGAGGCGACCGTGTTCGTCTACAACTACGACCGCTTCGACGCGAACACGCTCATGCAGGTCATGGACACGCACCACGTCTCGACGTTCTGCGCCCCGCCGACCGTCTGGCGGATGCTGATCCAGGCCGACCTCGCCCACCTCACCCACCCGCCGCGCGAACTCGTGGGCGCGGGCGAGCCGCTCAACCCCGAGGTCATCGACCGCGTGCGTGACGCGTGGGGCGGCACGATCCGCGACGGGTTCGGCCAGACCGAGATGACCGCGTGCATCGGAAACTCCCCTGGGCAGACCGTGAAGGTCGGCTCGATGGGCCACCCACTGCCCGGCTATCCCGTGGTGCTGCTCGACCCGGTCACCGGAGCCGTCATCGACGGAGAGGGCGAGGGCGAGATCGCGCTCGACCTCACCGGCGCACCCCTCGGCCTCATGGCGGGGTACTACGACGACCCCGAGAAGACAGCGGAGTCCCGCGTCGGCGGCTACCACCACACCGGCGACATCGCCGCGCGCGACGCCGACGGCTATCTGACCTACATCGGCCGCGCCGACGACGTGTTCAAGGCATCCGACTACAAGATCTCACCGTTCGAGCTCGAGTCCGTGCTGCTCGAGCACGAGCTCGTGATCGAGGCGGCCGTCATCCCGAGCCCGGACCCCACACGCCTCTCGGTGCCGAAGGCCTACGTGTGCCTGCATCCGGATGCCACCGCCGACGACGCCGACGCCGCCCGCGCGATCTTCACGTATGCCCACGACCGCCTGTCGTCGCATCTGTGGGTGCGGATCATCGAGTTCGTGCCCGAACTGCCGAAGACCATCTCGGGCAAGATCCGTCGGGTCGAACTGCGCGCCCGCGAGGCTGCTCGAGTGGAGTCCGGCGACGACGCGGGCCAGCACCGCGACCGCGACTACCGCTGA
- a CDS encoding MATE family efflux transporter: MATSLTTGRPWRVILAFSIPLLLGNVVQQLYQFADAIVVGRHLGVDSLAAVGATGALLFLLLGFAWGLTSGFAIPIAQAFGARDDDAVRRSVATGVVLSGITSVVLMVGAPLIAEPLLALLQTPPELMAEATVFTQISFLGAGATMFFNYLSAIIRAIGDSRTPLVFLTVSCALNVGLVVLMVGPLEWGVGGAALATVIAQAVSVVLCLEFVRRRLPMLHLRRADWRITRADFAEHLRLGLPMGFQASIIAIGTLTVQVALNTQGADAVAAYTTGSRVDSLAVALLSSLGLAVSMYAAQNHGGRRPDRIRRGVVEATWMAIIAGVVLGGLLIAFGAPMVRLFIGEGSDDVVELAHLMLIVNGCGYWALGMLFVLRGALQGLGHTLVPTVTGVIELVMRVGAAVVLGAIYGFTGVALSNPLAWVGAIVLLVPAYVRAHRALGRMPVDPIDATETSAIAIVGPTDGSMVVDAVITQSVPVIRTSRLRRLALTRPKRGARR; the protein is encoded by the coding sequence ATGGCCACCTCCCTCACCACGGGCCGCCCGTGGCGTGTCATCCTTGCCTTCTCCATCCCACTCCTGCTCGGCAACGTGGTGCAGCAGCTGTACCAGTTCGCCGACGCCATCGTCGTGGGGCGCCACCTCGGTGTGGATTCGCTGGCCGCGGTCGGCGCGACCGGCGCGTTGCTCTTCCTCCTGCTCGGCTTCGCCTGGGGACTGACCAGCGGATTCGCGATCCCGATCGCGCAGGCGTTCGGCGCGCGCGATGACGATGCGGTGCGCCGCTCGGTCGCGACCGGCGTCGTGCTCAGCGGCATCACGAGCGTCGTGCTCATGGTCGGTGCGCCGCTGATCGCCGAGCCGCTCCTTGCCCTGCTGCAGACGCCTCCTGAGCTCATGGCCGAGGCCACCGTCTTCACGCAGATCAGCTTCCTCGGCGCCGGCGCGACGATGTTCTTCAACTACCTCTCGGCGATCATCCGTGCGATCGGCGATTCGCGCACCCCGCTGGTGTTCCTGACGGTGTCGTGCGCACTGAACGTCGGACTCGTGGTGCTCATGGTCGGCCCGCTGGAGTGGGGCGTCGGCGGTGCCGCCCTCGCCACGGTGATCGCGCAGGCCGTGTCGGTGGTGCTGTGCCTGGAGTTCGTGCGTCGCCGGCTCCCGATGCTGCACCTGCGCCGCGCGGACTGGCGCATCACCCGCGCGGACTTCGCCGAGCACCTGCGCCTCGGACTGCCCATGGGCTTCCAGGCGTCGATCATCGCGATCGGCACGCTCACCGTGCAGGTGGCGCTGAACACCCAGGGTGCAGACGCGGTCGCCGCCTACACGACGGGATCGCGCGTCGACAGCCTCGCGGTCGCACTGCTCTCCTCGCTCGGCCTCGCGGTCTCGATGTATGCGGCACAGAACCATGGTGGACGCCGGCCCGATCGCATCCGTCGAGGTGTGGTCGAGGCGACGTGGATGGCGATCATCGCGGGCGTCGTGCTCGGTGGTCTGCTCATCGCCTTCGGGGCTCCGATGGTGCGTCTGTTCATCGGCGAGGGGTCCGATGACGTCGTCGAGCTCGCACACCTCATGCTGATCGTGAACGGATGCGGCTACTGGGCGCTCGGCATGCTCTTCGTGCTCCGCGGTGCACTGCAGGGTCTCGGCCACACACTGGTGCCGACGGTCACCGGAGTGATCGAGCTCGTGATGCGCGTGGGCGCGGCCGTGGTGCTCGGCGCGATCTACGGCTTCACCGGCGTCGCGCTCAGCAATCCGCTGGCGTGGGTGGGGGCGATCGTGCTGCTGGTGCCCGCATACGTGCGCGCGCACCGGGCGCTCGGACGCATGCCCGTGGATCCGATCGATGCGACCGAGACCTCGGCGATCGCGATCGTGGGGCCGACCGACGGTTCGATGGTCGTCGATGCCGTGATCACGCAGTCCGTGCCGGTCATCCGCACGTCACGCCTGCGGCGTCTGGCGCTCACCCGGCCGAAACGCGGCGCCCGCCGCTGA
- a CDS encoding DUF2871 domain-containing protein, whose protein sequence is MRRLFYAAFASMVAGVASGLFYREFTKLNDFPEGASTQLGLVHTHLLVLGFVVLLIVLLLEKQFALSQSRLFGWFFWTYIAGLVLTSAMMVWHGCLTVLGLESSKMIAGIAGLGHILLTAGMILLFLALRTRLVASAPAAAPAVVV, encoded by the coding sequence ATGCGCAGACTGTTCTACGCCGCGTTCGCCTCCATGGTGGCCGGGGTCGCCTCCGGACTCTTCTACCGGGAGTTCACCAAGCTCAACGACTTCCCCGAGGGGGCTTCGACGCAGCTGGGCCTGGTGCACACGCACCTGCTCGTGCTCGGGTTCGTCGTGCTGCTGATCGTGCTGCTGCTCGAGAAGCAGTTCGCGCTGTCGCAGAGCCGCCTGTTCGGCTGGTTCTTCTGGACCTACATCGCCGGTCTCGTACTGACCTCCGCGATGATGGTCTGGCACGGGTGCCTCACGGTGCTCGGCCTGGAGTCGTCGAAGATGATCGCCGGTATTGCGGGGCTCGGCCACATACTCCTCACCGCCGGGATGATCCTGCTCTTCCTCGCCCTGCGCACGCGCCTGGTCGCCTCAGCCCCGGCCGCAGCCCCCGCCGTCGTCGTCTGA